The Azospirillum sp. TSA2s region CGTGGACGAGTCGATGGTCACCGGCGAGAGCATGCCGGTCGAGAAGGAGCCCGGCGCCAAGGTGATCGGCGGCACCGTGAACCAGACGGGTGCGCTCGTCATGCGGACCGAGAAGGTCGGCTCCGACACCATGCTGTCGCGCATCGTGACCATGGTGGCCGAAGCGCAGCGCTCGCGGGCGCCGATCCAGCGCATGGCCGACGTGGTGTCCGGCTACTTCGTCCCGGCGGTCATCCTGGCCGCCCTCCTCACCTTCGTCGGCTGGATGGTCTGGGGGCCGGACCCTGCCTTCGCCTATGCGCTGATCGCGGCGGTCTCGGTGCTCATCATCGCCTGCCCCTGTGCGCTGGGGCTGGCGACGCCGATGTCGATCATGGTCGGGGTGGGAAAGGGAGCGACAGCCGGTGTGCTCATCAAGGACGCGGCGAGCCTGGAGCGGTTCGAAAAGGTCGACACGCTGGTGGTGGACAAGACCGGCACGCTGACCGAGGGCAAGCCTCGGGTGACCGCTGTGGTCCCCGCGCCAGGAGTGGACGAGGCGACCTTGCTGTCGTTGGCGGCAAGCCTGGAGCGCTCAAGCGAGCATCCGCTGGCCGCCGCGATCGTTGCTTCTGCCAAGGAACGTGGCCTGCCGGTTCAGGACGTCTCCAATTTCAATTCCCTCACCGGCAAAGGGGTGGTTGGTGCGGTGGGCGGCCACGCGGTGTCCCTTGGCAACGCCGCGATGATGCGGGACCAGGGGATCGTTCTGGGGGATCTGGAGGCGCGCGCGGATGAACTGCGGCGCGAGGGCGCCACGGCGTTGTACGCAGCGGTGGATGACGGCCCCGGTGGAGTCATTGCGGTTGCCGATCCAATCAAGACAACCACCTCGCAGGCACTGGACTTGCTGAAGGGCGATGGTGTGCGCATCGTGATGCTGACCGGCGACAACCGTACCACCGCCGAGGCGGTGGCACGCCGTCTGGGTATCGGCGAGATCGAGGCGGAGGTCCTGCCCGAGGACAAGAACCAAGTGGTGAAACGGTTAAAGGCGCAGGGCCGTGTGGTGGCGATGGCCGGTGATGGTGTGAACGATGCCCCGGCGCTTGCCGAGGCCGACGTTGGTATCGCCATGGGCACCGGCACCGACGTGGCGATTCAAAGCGCGGGCGTCACCCTGGTCAAGGGCGATCTGGGGGGGATTGCGCGGGCGCGGATGCTCAGCCGGGCGACGATGCGCAACATACGGCAGAACCTCTTTCTGGCGTTTGTATACAACGCGCTGGGAGTGCCGGTCGCGGCGGGCGTTTTCTATCCGCTGTTCGGCTGGACCTTGTCGCCGATTATCGCCGCCGCGGCGATGGCGTTGAGTTCGGTGTCCGTGGTCGGCAACGCCTTGCGGTTGAGAGGACTGCGTCTTTAGCGGCGGGTGACGCTCCGCATCGGAATGAAGCGTCGCTGCGCGTCCGGTGCCCTGGCGGTTCCGCCGGGATCAAAACCGCCCTGGCTGAAGCCTTGTGTCGCTCCAGCCCGCGTTACGCCGGATGATGCGCCGTTTCCGTCTCGAGGGAGACGTCTGCCCACCATTTTTGCCGTCTTAAAGGAATATCTCTCGCGTGTATGCTGGGGATTGGCGCCAACGGGGGTAACAAGCGCTGCTTCGTAACGGAGTGACCGATCATGAGGTTCACGTGTGCGTTGCGAGTTATTTTGATGGTCCTTAAGTTCGCGCCCGTATCGGCCCACGCGATCGAAGGCGGCAGAGCGGCATCGGGCGGAGCGGCGTTTGCGGCCAACGTCGTCGCCCTCTACAACCATGAGACCTCCGAGTTCTGCAGCGGCGTCCTCATCACGACGACGGCCGTTCTGACCGCGGCACATTGCGCGACCATGCATGACAAGATCAGCGTGTTGCTCGACGTACCTGCACGCGGCCAAGCCGGACAGGACACGGCGCGGCCGGTTCTACGGTCCATCCCCCATCCAGGCTGGATCGCCCGGCGGCAAGTGCCGATTGATCGCGGCGATTTGGCGCTGCTCCTTTTGGCTGCTCCCGTTCCCGCCTCTTACCGGCCTGCCGTGCTGTTGGACCGAACGGCCAGCACCGGCAGCGGTCTTGTTGGGCCGGGCCAAGGGTTCCACGGCATTCTGGCGGGATATGGAAGTGCGACCTGGTCGGTCGCGTCGGGGGTGGGACGCTTGCGCCACCTCGACCTGGAGGCCGTACTCTGGACGTGGGGAAAGACAGAATTTCTAATGGAAACCAAGGACGGCAGCGGATGCGATGGGGACTCTGGAGGTCCGCTTTACTTGCACACCCCCTCGGGAGGTCTGGCCGTGGTGGCGATCATCAGCCGCAGCCTGTTGAGCTACGGACCTCGTGTCTGTTCCCATCGGCTGGGGCTGACCGATCTGACGCCGTACCGGCAATGGATCGATGAAGTACTCGTTATGCACGGCTCCGGGTTCGCCACATGGTTGGAACTACCCCGGTTGCCAAAGCTACCGGATACTTCCCACCACCACCGTCAATCCTGAGCGGAGCCGATCTGCAATAGTGGCCCCGTCACGCGGCCTTTCGTTCAAACCGGTACACCGCGCAGCCCAACTCCGGAGGCAGCACCAGACGGCTCAGTTCCAAGTCGTGAGTGACTGTGAAATTGTTCTGCCGGCGGTAATCGCGCCAATTGCCCGACGCGAATTCATACCGGCTGCCGATGACAAGATAGAGTTCGACATGGTCGGTTTCGAAGACAAACCGCTCGAAAGCGTTGTTGGCCGGGGGCCACGAGCACAAGACCACCTTGGTCTTGTGCATCCGCAGCGCTGCGCGAGCATCTAATTTGATAACGCTGTCAGAGTATGTCACGGAGGATTGCCAACTGTGACTGTCCGTCGCGATGATCGATACGCCGACGTCCTGCAGGAATCGGGTCAAAGTTCCGTCTCCGGCGGCGATTTCCAGGCAGGGGCGCGAGCCGATCAAGCCCGCCAAATGAGTTATGAGTTCTTTGGAATAGAAACAATAAATACCTTTGGGCTCAACCAGAGGCATGAGCATGTGCCGTTGCCGGATCATCGGCCATATCAACTGGAACCAAAACATCGATACTGGCTTTCGCCTAAATCCGTCGAGAAATAACAGATTACCCATCAAGAATTTATCAATGCATCCGAGTTTTTGCGATTTAACATTCTTCCCCGCGAAGCGTGACAAATCCTTAATGACAAAGGCAGCCATTCTGACTTGTGCAAATCGTGATAAATAAGCTTTATAGTTAGACGAGTTAGGGAGCGTCTTGCTCAGAAGAACGGTCAGATCTTGATGATGTTCTATGGTTTGTTTAGTAAATTCCGCTAAATCCTGAGGGTTTCCGCGTTCGAGAATGCCGCTGATTTTGCGCTCCACGATGCGCCAGTCACGCGGGAACGACGTGCGCAAGTCCTCCAACGTCCGGGCCTGGCGTAAGCGGATCAGTTTCTTCTCGCTGGGTGTCATGATCGAAGCTCTTTCCTTCCAAATGATCATGTAACGCCGATTGGGTTGCTCACGCTTTGCTCAACAAGCGGAGTACGGGCGTACCGATGGTCGAACAGGGGACTGGAAGACGACCAGCCCGTATCGGACGTTTGGGCACGGCGCGAAAGGTTGAGAGGCTGCGGGCCGAACGGACGCTACGCCCGGCCCGCGAAGGTTTAGAACCAGAAGCGAACACCGGTGACGAACGACACTGCACTTGCGTCCTCGCCGTGCCGCCGCGTGATGTCGGCGGTCTCGCCGAGCTTGCGCTCCCAATTGACCCCGATGTAAGGCGCGAACTCCCGGGCCACCTCGTAGCGCAGCCGCAAGCCAAGCTCAATATCGGTGATGCCGCGCCCGAGATCGAGTTCCCGCACGCGCCGCGCCGACACATTCATCTCGGCGACCGGTTGGAGGATCAGACGCTGCGTGATGAGCAGGTCGTACTCTGCCTCGAGCCGGGCGCTCAGGGCGCCGTCCTCACTCAGAAAAGCCTGGGCGTTCACGTCGAAGAAATAGGGTGCTAACCCTTGGAATCCGGCAACCGCGTAGGTTGTCTGCGGCTGGGGCCGCACATCGTGACGCACACCGACCTGGACATCCCAGAACTCCGACACCAAGCGGCTGTAGAGAAGCTGGAACTCGGCCTTCTCGGCTCCGCCCTCGACTGGCTTGCTGCCTTTCGCATTGAGCCAGAGCTTGTCGGTGTCGCCACCGATGAAGCCTTTGATGTCCCAGTCGAGCGTGTTTTCACCGTCTTTCCAGCGATGCTCGAGGCGGTCGACCAGCAGGGTCGACAGGATCGCCGGTTCCTCGTGGAACTGTTGAGCATGGGGTGGGTCGGCCGCGTTGGCTGCGGTCGCCGTCACCACAAGCGTGAGAGCCCCGGCCAGGAGTAGGACCCGTCTCAGGCCCGATGTGATCATGCGCATGCGTCGCTTCCTGTCAGAGGCTGGCCGTGCGGCGCTCGACGATGAACCGCGTCATCATGCCCGAGGCCATGTGGTAAAGCAGATGGCAGTGGAACGGCCATTCCCCAGGCTCGTTCGCGGTCAACTGCACCGATGTGGTCTGTCCCGGAGGAACGAGAACGACATGCTTTTTGGGCAAGCGGTCCTTCTGACCGTTTTCGAGTTCCACGAACATCCCATGCAGGTGCATGGGATGAGCCATCATGGTCTCGTTCACGAAGCGGATGCGGATGCGGTCGCCATAGGCCACCCGGATCGGCGTGCCCTGGTCGAACTTCGCGCCGTTCAGGGTCCAGATGTAGCGGGACATCATGCCTGTCAGCCGCACAACGATTTCCTGGGTGGGCTCACGAGGGTCGCGGGTTTTGGAAAAGGCCCTCAGGTCGGCGTAGGACAGCGCCTTGGTGCCTGGCGGGGTGGCGGCGTCCGCCCAGCCAAGCGCCCGGTCCGAGCCCTTGGCCGCTCCCTGTTCCATGCCGGCCATGGTTCCATGATCCATGCCCGCCATGGTGCTGTGGTCCATGCCGGGCATCGATCCGGCGCCCATGCCCATCATGGCGCTGTGATCCATGCCTTTCATTGAACCATGGTCCATCCCGGCCATCGGACCCTGCTTCATTCCAGGCATGGAGCTGTGGTCCATGCCCGGCATCGCGCCGTGGTTCATCCCGGCCATCGATCCGTGATCCATGCCCGCCATGGAGCCGTGGTCCATGCCCATGTCGGCCATCGTCAGGATGGTGCGCGGGCGGCGGGCGGGGAGGTCCCCCGACATCCCTTCGCGGGGAGCGAGCGTCGCCCGGGCAAAGCCTGTACGGTCGATCGGTTCGGCGAAGATGGTGAAGGCCTTGTCTTCCTGCGGCAGTACAAGGACATCGTAGGTCTCGCCAACGCCAAAACGGAACTCGTCGATCTTCACCGGCACCACATTCTGCCCGTCGGCCGCCACCACCGTCATCGGCAGGCCCGGAATGCGGACATCGAAGATCGTCATCGCCGAAGCGTTAATGATGCGGAGCCGGACACGTTCGCCAGGCTTGAAGAGCGCCGTCCAGTTGTCCTGCGGTCCCTTGCCATTGACCAGGAAGCTGTAGCCGGTCACGTCGGCCAGATCGGTGGGCTCCATGAGCATGTCGCCCCAGTCAAGGCGATTGCGCACGGTGGCGTCCAGACCATCCCGCTCGGCATCCCGGAAGAAGTCGAACAGGGTCCGTTTCGATCGGTTGTAGTAGCCTTCGCTGACACTGCCGAGCTTGAGTTTTCTGAGCACGGAGGCGGGCCGCTCCGGCGTGTGGTCGGACAGCACCACGACGTAATCGCGGTCGGCGCGAACGGGTTCGCGCTCGGCCGGTTGGATGACGATGGCGCCGTACATCCCCTCCTGTTCCTGTCCGGCGGAGTGGCTGTGGTACCAGTAGGTGCCTGCCTGGCGCAGTTGGAACCGGTAGGTGTAGGTGTCGCCCGGCATGATGGGCTGGTAGCCGTTGAATCCGGGGGCGCCGTCCATGACGCCCTGGAGCAGCAGCCCGTGCCAATGGATCGAGGTTGGTTCATCCAGCCTGTTGGTGACATGGACGACCACCTCCTGCCCTTCGCGCCAGCGAAGCGTCGGGGCCGGGATCGAGCCGCCGATGGCGATGCCGTGACTGGTGGCACCGTCGATCGTCAGCCGGGTGCGCTCGACCGCCAGATCCAGCGTTTGATGCGCCGTCGCGAAAGCGCGGCGCTCGGGGTAGAGTGTCACGACGCCCGCAAGCCCCGCCAGTCCGGCGAGCTTGAGGGCATCGCGGCGGGAAAGCCCGCGCGATGCCGTGTTCATGGAACTCTCCCTCAGCGCGTGAACGCGACCTTGCCGACCATGCCGGACTCGTAATGCCCCGGCATGTTGCAGGCGAACTCCAGTGCGGTTTCCTTGGTGAACTTCCAGGTCAATTCCTTGGTTTCGCCCGGCCCCACGAGCACGCTGTTGGGGTCGTCGTGCTTCATCTCGGCCATGCCCATCTTCGAATGGTCCATGCCGTTCATGCTCGTGTTGATGCCCGTCGGCGTCAGCATGCCGTGCTCAACCATCATCGCCATCTCCTTCTGATGGGCGGCGTGCATGGTAGCAGTGCCGATGTTGAACTCGTGCAGGAAATCGCCTTTGTTCTTGAGAACGAAGCGGACCGTTTCGCCCGCCTTCACCGAAATCGATTCAGGCTTGTAATAGTTATCGCCCAATTCGACCTGCACGACCCGCTTTGCCGAGGATGCCTTTGCCGGCTCTCCAACGGCGGCGGCATGCCCGTGACCGGGCTCGCCTGCGCCTGCAAGGGCAAGCCCCGGAACGGTCAGCAGGGCAATGCCAGTCACTAGGGAGGCGGCGGTCAAAGTACGGATGTTGTGACGCATGAAGATTTCCTTTGGTTGTGTTTCGAAAGCAAGCATGGGCACACCGGGGGCCGAGGCCCGGCCGGAGTGATGTGCGGTGGCGGATGGACGGAAGCCGCGGTCAGGACGGGACGAGAAGCGCCTTCAGCAGCCGGCGGCACCCGGGACGAATGCGATGGACATGCAGCTCCGTCTCACGCTCGGGCCTTCGGCGGCCGCCGGGGTGGGGAGATCAAACGGCCGTTTTGCGGTCCATTGACCACCAGGGCGACGCGGACGCGGGTCCATGCGACGGAGGATACGGCAAACCTGTCTGGTCCATGCGCCAGCACAGAGCACGCCGTCATGCAGCACCCGTCGTCAGGCCCCTCAGGGCTGGGGTCATGGTTGTTGCCAGGGGCTCGCTGGTCGCCGATACGGTCATGGGGAGTGGCGAGCGTGGCGCAATCGGTCGCGGTGTTCTTGGCGGCGCTCTCTCCGATCTGGT contains the following coding sequences:
- a CDS encoding heavy metal translocating P-type ATPase, producing the protein MNDLHHDHGHQHGQDHHGYHHHAGPDDRTTVKDPVCGMMVDPERTAHHAEHDGHSFHFCSVRCHDKFVADPEQYLKPEAKPAAPEEAGRASPQRGVIYTCPMHPEIRQEGPGNCPICGMALEPVGAGIEEGPNPELADMTRRFWIGLVLSVPLLVLEMGSHIPALGLHDLVPPRLSIWIQFLLATPVVLWAGWPLLERGWHSFRRRSLNMFSLIALGVGVAYLFSLAATFLPGLFPASFRGMDGVVAVYYEAAAVITVLVLLGQVLELRAREQTGGAIRALLNLAPKTAHRIKESGEDEEISLDQVQVGDRLRVRPGDGVPVDGEVLEGRSAVDESMVTGESMPVEKEPGAKVIGGTVNQTGALVMRTEKVGSDTMLSRIVTMVAEAQRSRAPIQRMADVVSGYFVPAVILAALLTFVGWMVWGPDPAFAYALIAAVSVLIIACPCALGLATPMSIMVGVGKGATAGVLIKDAASLERFEKVDTLVVDKTGTLTEGKPRVTAVVPAPGVDEATLLSLAASLERSSEHPLAAAIVASAKERGLPVQDVSNFNSLTGKGVVGAVGGHAVSLGNAAMMRDQGIVLGDLEARADELRREGATALYAAVDDGPGGVIAVADPIKTTTSQALDLLKGDGVRIVMLTGDNRTTAEAVARRLGIGEIEAEVLPEDKNQVVKRLKAQGRVVAMAGDGVNDAPALAEADVGIAMGTGTDVAIQSAGVTLVKGDLGGIARARMLSRATMRNIRQNLFLAFVYNALGVPVAAGVFYPLFGWTLSPIIAAAAMALSSVSVVGNALRLRGLRL
- a CDS encoding trypsin-like serine protease, yielding MVLKFAPVSAHAIEGGRAASGGAAFAANVVALYNHETSEFCSGVLITTTAVLTAAHCATMHDKISVLLDVPARGQAGQDTARPVLRSIPHPGWIARRQVPIDRGDLALLLLAAPVPASYRPAVLLDRTASTGSGLVGPGQGFHGILAGYGSATWSVASGVGRLRHLDLEAVLWTWGKTEFLMETKDGSGCDGDSGGPLYLHTPSGGLAVVAIISRSLLSYGPRVCSHRLGLTDLTPYRQWIDEVLVMHGSGFATWLELPRLPKLPDTSHHHRQS
- a CDS encoding SAM-dependent methyltransferase, yielding MTPSEKKLIRLRQARTLEDLRTSFPRDWRIVERKISGILERGNPQDLAEFTKQTIEHHQDLTVLLSKTLPNSSNYKAYLSRFAQVRMAAFVIKDLSRFAGKNVKSQKLGCIDKFLMGNLLFLDGFRRKPVSMFWFQLIWPMIRQRHMLMPLVEPKGIYCFYSKELITHLAGLIGSRPCLEIAAGDGTLTRFLQDVGVSIIATDSHSWQSSVTYSDSVIKLDARAALRMHKTKVVLCSWPPANNAFERFVFETDHVELYLVIGSRYEFASGNWRDYRRQNNFTVTHDLELSRLVLPPELGCAVYRFERKAA
- a CDS encoding copper resistance protein B gives rise to the protein MRMITSGLRRVLLLAGALTLVVTATAANAADPPHAQQFHEEPAILSTLLVDRLEHRWKDGENTLDWDIKGFIGGDTDKLWLNAKGSKPVEGGAEKAEFQLLYSRLVSEFWDVQVGVRHDVRPQPQTTYAVAGFQGLAPYFFDVNAQAFLSEDGALSARLEAEYDLLITQRLILQPVAEMNVSARRVRELDLGRGITDIELGLRLRYEVAREFAPYIGVNWERKLGETADITRRHGEDASAVSFVTGVRFWF
- a CDS encoding copper resistance system multicopper oxidase; the protein is MNTASRGLSRRDALKLAGLAGLAGVVTLYPERRAFATAHQTLDLAVERTRLTIDGATSHGIAIGGSIPAPTLRWREGQEVVVHVTNRLDEPTSIHWHGLLLQGVMDGAPGFNGYQPIMPGDTYTYRFQLRQAGTYWYHSHSAGQEQEGMYGAIVIQPAEREPVRADRDYVVVLSDHTPERPASVLRKLKLGSVSEGYYNRSKRTLFDFFRDAERDGLDATVRNRLDWGDMLMEPTDLADVTGYSFLVNGKGPQDNWTALFKPGERVRLRIINASAMTIFDVRIPGLPMTVVAADGQNVVPVKIDEFRFGVGETYDVLVLPQEDKAFTIFAEPIDRTGFARATLAPREGMSGDLPARRPRTILTMADMGMDHGSMAGMDHGSMAGMNHGAMPGMDHSSMPGMKQGPMAGMDHGSMKGMDHSAMMGMGAGSMPGMDHSTMAGMDHGTMAGMEQGAAKGSDRALGWADAATPPGTKALSYADLRAFSKTRDPREPTQEIVVRLTGMMSRYIWTLNGAKFDQGTPIRVAYGDRIRIRFVNETMMAHPMHLHGMFVELENGQKDRLPKKHVVLVPPGQTTSVQLTANEPGEWPFHCHLLYHMASGMMTRFIVERRTASL
- a CDS encoding plastocyanin/azurin family copper-binding protein; the encoded protein is MRHNIRTLTAASLVTGIALLTVPGLALAGAGEPGHGHAAAVGEPAKASSAKRVVQVELGDNYYKPESISVKAGETVRFVLKNKGDFLHEFNIGTATMHAAHQKEMAMMVEHGMLTPTGINTSMNGMDHSKMGMAEMKHDDPNSVLVGPGETKELTWKFTKETALEFACNMPGHYESGMVGKVAFTR